A region from the Mycoplasmopsis phocirhinis genome encodes:
- the deoD gene encoding purine-nucleoside phosphorylase has product MTPHIHAKKGEIAKTVLMPGDPLRAKFIAETFLEDVKLVNTVRNMFIYTGKYNGKEVSIAGSGMGCPSIGIYSYELFAFYDVDSIVRIGSTGAYIPELKLYDTVLATEAIADSTHFRRLVLGKEFESNISLPSKELNDKLRDSAKTLNIDLVEGRVHSSDVFYSSQSLEQRIDETQAICVEMESLALFTNAQKLGKQAACLLTVSDNIATHEETTPEERQSAFTNMMKVALGVI; this is encoded by the coding sequence ATGACCCCACACATTCACGCTAAAAAAGGCGAAATAGCTAAAACTGTATTGATGCCAGGTGATCCATTAAGAGCTAAATTTATTGCCGAGACATTTCTAGAAGATGTTAAATTAGTCAATACTGTTAGAAATATGTTTATTTACACAGGTAAATATAACGGTAAAGAAGTTTCAATTGCTGGTTCAGGCATGGGTTGTCCTTCAATCGGTATTTATAGTTATGAATTATTCGCATTTTATGATGTTGATTCAATTGTAAGAATTGGTTCAACTGGTGCTTATATTCCAGAACTAAAATTATACGATACGGTTTTAGCAACTGAAGCGATTGCGGATAGCACCCATTTTAGAAGATTAGTATTAGGTAAAGAATTTGAATCGAATATTTCTTTACCTTCCAAAGAATTAAATGATAAATTAAGAGATTCAGCTAAAACATTAAATATTGATTTAGTTGAGGGAAGAGTGCATTCTTCAGATGTATTTTATTCATCACAAAGCCTTGAACAAAGAATAGACGAAACTCAAGCAATTTGTGTTGAAATGGAATCGTTAGCTTTATTCACCAATGCTCAAAAATTAGGCAAACAAGCCGCATGTTTATTGACTGTCTCAGACAATATCGCTACTCATGAAGAAACTACACCTGAAGAAAGACAAAGCGCTTTTACCAACATGATGAAAGTTGCTTTAGGAGTTATTTAA
- a CDS encoding pyrimidine-nucleoside phosphorylase, which yields MRIVDLIEKKRLNNELSKDEIHHLISSYVSGQTPDYQMAAFIMAVMFNGMTKEETAQFTKTMMHSGDIIDLSSIPGIKVDKHSTGGVGDKTTLAIAPIVAALGAPVAKMSGRGLGHTGGTLDKLESIPGFRFALSETEFIEQVKKHNIAIIGQTAKLVPADKKLYALRDVVNCVQSIPLIASSIMSKKLATGSDAILLDVKCGNGAFMKTEKEAIDLANTMIDIGKSLNVDVRAEITNMNRPIGREIGNKNEVLEAIWTLEGKGPQDFKDLVVSSCSTILLQSKLESNYDQAVDKVNEVINNGKALEKFYELVKLQGGDVEILKNQAQFWNPKHKHEIKATQEGYLEIFDSLTFGVVAMKLGAGRAKKEDSIDFDAGITLNKKTNEKVKKGDTLFTLYSSNSINLDLVSELANAYKFNDKQVENKIIIAKLG from the coding sequence ATGCGAATTGTTGATTTAATTGAGAAAAAAAGATTAAATAATGAATTATCAAAAGATGAAATTCATCATTTAATTTCTTCTTATGTTAGTGGTCAAACACCAGATTATCAAATGGCAGCTTTTATCATGGCTGTTATGTTTAATGGAATGACTAAAGAAGAGACTGCTCAATTTACTAAAACAATGATGCATTCAGGTGATATTATCGACTTGAGTTCTATACCTGGTATTAAGGTTGATAAACATTCAACAGGCGGAGTAGGTGATAAAACAACTTTAGCTATTGCTCCTATTGTTGCTGCTTTAGGTGCACCAGTGGCTAAAATGTCTGGTAGAGGTTTGGGTCACACAGGCGGTACACTAGATAAACTTGAATCAATTCCAGGTTTTAGATTTGCTTTAAGTGAAACTGAATTTATTGAACAAGTTAAAAAACATAATATTGCAATTATAGGTCAAACCGCTAAATTAGTTCCTGCAGATAAAAAATTATATGCTTTAAGAGATGTTGTCAATTGCGTTCAGTCAATTCCTTTGATTGCGTCTTCAATAATGTCTAAAAAATTAGCTACTGGTTCGGATGCGATTTTATTAGATGTTAAATGTGGTAATGGTGCATTTATGAAAACTGAAAAAGAGGCTATAGATTTAGCTAACACAATGATCGATATTGGTAAATCACTTAATGTAGACGTGCGTGCCGAAATAACTAATATGAACCGTCCAATTGGAAGAGAAATTGGGAATAAAAACGAAGTATTAGAAGCAATTTGAACTTTAGAAGGTAAAGGACCACAAGATTTTAAAGATTTAGTAGTTTCATCGTGTTCAACGATTTTATTGCAATCTAAATTAGAATCTAATTATGATCAAGCTGTTGATAAAGTTAATGAAGTTATAAATAATGGCAAAGCTTTAGAAAAATTTTATGAATTAGTTAAACTCCAAGGCGGCGATGTTGAAATTTTAAAAAATCAAGCTCAATTTTGAAATCCAAAACATAAACACGAAATTAAGGCCACTCAAGAAGGTTATTTAGAAATTTTTGATTCATTAACTTTTGGTGTTGTCGCAATGAAATTAGGAGCTGGCCGAGCCAAAAAAGAAGATTCAATAGATTTTGACGCAGGAATTACTTTAAATAAAAAAACGAATGAAAAAGTTAAAAAAGGCGATACTTTATTCACACTTTACTCATCAAATTCGATAAATTTAG